The Nycticebus coucang isolate mNycCou1 chromosome 2, mNycCou1.pri, whole genome shotgun sequence genome includes a window with the following:
- the ENTPD2 gene encoding ectonucleoside triphosphate diphosphohydrolase 2 isoform X1: MAGKVLSLLPPLLLAAAGLAGLLLLCVPTRDVREPPALKYGIVLDAGSSHTSMFVYKWPADKENDTGIVGQHSSCDVQGGGISSYADNPSGAGQSLVECLEQALQDVPKERHSGTPLYLGATAGMRLLNLTNPEASANVLAAVTRILTQYPFDFRGARILSGQDEGLFGWVTANYLLENFIKYGWVGRWFRPRKGTLGAMDLGGASTQITFETASPAEDQDNEVQLRLYGQHYRVYTHSFLCYGRDQILQRLLASALQMHRFHPCWPRGYSTQVLLQDVYQSPCTMAQQPQTFNSSARVSLSGTSDPALCRDLVSDLFSFSSCQFSRCSFNGVFQPPVAGNFIAFSAFFYTVDFLRTVMGLPVATLRQLEAAAMTVCNQTWAELQARAPGQQARLANYCAGAMFVQQLLSRGYGFDERAFRGVAFQKKAADTAVGWALGYMLNLTNMIPADPPGLRKGTDFSSWVVLLLLFATALLAAIVLLLRQLQARAPGQQARLADYCAGVMFVQQLLSRGYSFQPSLAPSNLGCFSGFTPILLFLGRGISQL; this comes from the exons ATGGCCGGGAAGGTGCTGTCCCTGCTGCCTCCGCTGCTGCTCGCCGCGGCAGGCCTCGCCGGCCTCCTGCTGCTGTGCGTCCCCACACGCGACGTCCGGGAACCCCCCGCCCTCAAG taCGGCATTGTCCTAGACGCCGGCTCTTCCCACACATCCATGTTTGTCTATAAGTGGCCAGCAGACAAGGAGAATGACACAGGCATAGTGGGCCAGCACAGCTCCTGTGATGTTCAAG GTGGGGGCATCTCCAGCTATGCAGACAACCCTTCTGGGGCTGGCCAGAGTCTTGTTGAATGCCTTGAACAGGCGTTGCAGGATGTGCCCAAAGAGAGACATTCAGGCACACCACTCTACCTGGGAGCCACAGCGGGCATGCGCCTGCTCAA CCTGACCAATCCAGAGGCCTCAGCCAATGTGCTTGCAGCAGTGACACGGATCCTGACCCAGTACCCCTTTGACTTCCGTGGTGCACGCATCCTTTCAGGCCAGGATGAGGGGCTGTTTGGCTGGGTGACTGCCAACTACCTGCTGGAGAACTTCATCAAG TACGGCTGGGTGGGCCGGTGGTTCCGGCCAAGGAAGGGGACGCTGGGGGCCATGGACCTGGGGGGTGCCTCCACACAGATCACCTTTGAGACAGCCAGTCCAGCTGAGGACCAAGACAATGAGGTCCAGCTGCGGCTCTATGGCCAGCATTACCGCGTATACACCCACAGCTTCCTCTGCTATGGCCGAGACCAGATCCTCCAGAGACTTCTGGCCAGTGCCCTCCAG ATGCATCGCTTCCACCCCTGCTGGCCAAGAGGCTATTCCACACAAGTGCTGCTCCAGGATGTTTACCAGTCACCGTGCACCATGGCCCAGCAGCCCCAAACCTTCAACAGCAGTGCCAGGGTCAGCTTATCTGGGACCAGTGACCCAGCCCTCTGCCGTGACCTTGTCTCTGACCTCTTCAGCTTCTCCTCCTGCCAATTCTCCCGATGTTCCTTCAATGGGGTCTTCCAGCCCCCCGTGGCTGGGAACTTTATT GCCTTCTCTGCTTTTTTCTACACCGTGGACTTCCTGAGGACTGTGATGGGGCTGCCAGTGGCCACCCTACGGCAGCTAGAGGCAGCTGCAATGACTGTCTGCAACCAGACCTGGGCTGAG CTGCAGGCTCGGGCACCAGGGCAGCAGGCTCGCCTGGCCAACTACTGCGCCGGGGCCATGTTCGTGCAGCAGCTGCTGAGCCGGGGCTACGGCTTTGACGAGCGCGCTTTCCGCGGTGTGGCCTTCCAGAAGAAG GCGGCGGACACGGCGGTCGGCTGGGCGCTCGGCTACATGCTAAACCTGACCAACATGATTCCCGCGGACCCGCCGGGGCTGCGCAAGGGCACCGACTTCAGCTCTTGGGTCGTCCTTCTGCTGCTCTTCGCCACAGCTCTCCTGGCCGCGATCGTCCTACTGCTGCGCCAG ctgcAGGCTCGGGCACCAGGGCAGCAGGCTCGCCTGGCCGACTACTGCGCTGGGGTCATGTTCGTGCAGCAGCTGCTGAGCCGGGGCTACAGCTTCCAGCCCTCTCTGGCCCCCTCCAACCTGGGCTGCTTCTCAGGCTTTACACCTATCCTCCTCTTCTTGGGGAGAGGAATCTCTCAGCTATGA
- the ENTPD2 gene encoding ectonucleoside triphosphate diphosphohydrolase 2 isoform X2 yields the protein MAGKVLSLLPPLLLAAAGLAGLLLLCVPTRDVREPPALKYGIVLDAGSSHTSMFVYKWPADKENDTGIVGQHSSCDVQGGGISSYADNPSGAGQSLVECLEQALQDVPKERHSGTPLYLGATAGMRLLNLTNPEASANVLAAVTRILTQYPFDFRGARILSGQDEGLFGWVTANYLLENFIKYGWVGRWFRPRKGTLGAMDLGGASTQITFETASPAEDQDNEVQLRLYGQHYRVYTHSFLCYGRDQILQRLLASALQMHRFHPCWPRGYSTQVLLQDVYQSPCTMAQQPQTFNSSARVSLSGTSDPALCRDLVSDLFSFSSCQFSRCSFNGVFQPPVAGNFIAFSAFFYTVDFLRTVMGLPVATLRQLEAAAMTVCNQTWAELQARAPGQQARLANYCAGAMFVQQLLSRGYGFDERAFRGVAFQKKAADTAVGWALGYMLNLTNMIPADPPGLRKGTDFSSWVVLLLLFATALLAAIVLLLRQVRSAKSPSAI from the exons ATGGCCGGGAAGGTGCTGTCCCTGCTGCCTCCGCTGCTGCTCGCCGCGGCAGGCCTCGCCGGCCTCCTGCTGCTGTGCGTCCCCACACGCGACGTCCGGGAACCCCCCGCCCTCAAG taCGGCATTGTCCTAGACGCCGGCTCTTCCCACACATCCATGTTTGTCTATAAGTGGCCAGCAGACAAGGAGAATGACACAGGCATAGTGGGCCAGCACAGCTCCTGTGATGTTCAAG GTGGGGGCATCTCCAGCTATGCAGACAACCCTTCTGGGGCTGGCCAGAGTCTTGTTGAATGCCTTGAACAGGCGTTGCAGGATGTGCCCAAAGAGAGACATTCAGGCACACCACTCTACCTGGGAGCCACAGCGGGCATGCGCCTGCTCAA CCTGACCAATCCAGAGGCCTCAGCCAATGTGCTTGCAGCAGTGACACGGATCCTGACCCAGTACCCCTTTGACTTCCGTGGTGCACGCATCCTTTCAGGCCAGGATGAGGGGCTGTTTGGCTGGGTGACTGCCAACTACCTGCTGGAGAACTTCATCAAG TACGGCTGGGTGGGCCGGTGGTTCCGGCCAAGGAAGGGGACGCTGGGGGCCATGGACCTGGGGGGTGCCTCCACACAGATCACCTTTGAGACAGCCAGTCCAGCTGAGGACCAAGACAATGAGGTCCAGCTGCGGCTCTATGGCCAGCATTACCGCGTATACACCCACAGCTTCCTCTGCTATGGCCGAGACCAGATCCTCCAGAGACTTCTGGCCAGTGCCCTCCAG ATGCATCGCTTCCACCCCTGCTGGCCAAGAGGCTATTCCACACAAGTGCTGCTCCAGGATGTTTACCAGTCACCGTGCACCATGGCCCAGCAGCCCCAAACCTTCAACAGCAGTGCCAGGGTCAGCTTATCTGGGACCAGTGACCCAGCCCTCTGCCGTGACCTTGTCTCTGACCTCTTCAGCTTCTCCTCCTGCCAATTCTCCCGATGTTCCTTCAATGGGGTCTTCCAGCCCCCCGTGGCTGGGAACTTTATT GCCTTCTCTGCTTTTTTCTACACCGTGGACTTCCTGAGGACTGTGATGGGGCTGCCAGTGGCCACCCTACGGCAGCTAGAGGCAGCTGCAATGACTGTCTGCAACCAGACCTGGGCTGAG CTGCAGGCTCGGGCACCAGGGCAGCAGGCTCGCCTGGCCAACTACTGCGCCGGGGCCATGTTCGTGCAGCAGCTGCTGAGCCGGGGCTACGGCTTTGACGAGCGCGCTTTCCGCGGTGTGGCCTTCCAGAAGAAG GCGGCGGACACGGCGGTCGGCTGGGCGCTCGGCTACATGCTAAACCTGACCAACATGATTCCCGCGGACCCGCCGGGGCTGCGCAAGGGCACCGACTTCAGCTCTTGGGTCGTCCTTCTGCTGCTCTTCGCCACAGCTCTCCTGGCCGCGATCGTCCTACTGCTGCGCCAGGTGCGCTCCGCCAAGTCGCCGAGCGCCATCTAG
- the ENTPD2 gene encoding ectonucleoside triphosphate diphosphohydrolase 2 isoform X3 has translation MFVYKWPADKENDTGIVGQHSSCDVQGGGISSYADNPSGAGQSLVECLEQALQDVPKERHSGTPLYLGATAGMRLLNLTNPEASANVLAAVTRILTQYPFDFRGARILSGQDEGLFGWVTANYLLENFIKYGWVGRWFRPRKGTLGAMDLGGASTQITFETASPAEDQDNEVQLRLYGQHYRVYTHSFLCYGRDQILQRLLASALQMHRFHPCWPRGYSTQVLLQDVYQSPCTMAQQPQTFNSSARVSLSGTSDPALCRDLVSDLFSFSSCQFSRCSFNGVFQPPVAGNFIAFSAFFYTVDFLRTVMGLPVATLRQLEAAAMTVCNQTWAELQARAPGQQARLANYCAGAMFVQQLLSRGYGFDERAFRGVAFQKKAADTAVGWALGYMLNLTNMIPADPPGLRKGTDFSSWVVLLLLFATALLAAIVLLLRQLQARAPGQQARLADYCAGVMFVQQLLSRGYSFQPSLAPSNLGCFSGFTPILLFLGRGISQL, from the exons ATGTTTGTCTATAAGTGGCCAGCAGACAAGGAGAATGACACAGGCATAGTGGGCCAGCACAGCTCCTGTGATGTTCAAG GTGGGGGCATCTCCAGCTATGCAGACAACCCTTCTGGGGCTGGCCAGAGTCTTGTTGAATGCCTTGAACAGGCGTTGCAGGATGTGCCCAAAGAGAGACATTCAGGCACACCACTCTACCTGGGAGCCACAGCGGGCATGCGCCTGCTCAA CCTGACCAATCCAGAGGCCTCAGCCAATGTGCTTGCAGCAGTGACACGGATCCTGACCCAGTACCCCTTTGACTTCCGTGGTGCACGCATCCTTTCAGGCCAGGATGAGGGGCTGTTTGGCTGGGTGACTGCCAACTACCTGCTGGAGAACTTCATCAAG TACGGCTGGGTGGGCCGGTGGTTCCGGCCAAGGAAGGGGACGCTGGGGGCCATGGACCTGGGGGGTGCCTCCACACAGATCACCTTTGAGACAGCCAGTCCAGCTGAGGACCAAGACAATGAGGTCCAGCTGCGGCTCTATGGCCAGCATTACCGCGTATACACCCACAGCTTCCTCTGCTATGGCCGAGACCAGATCCTCCAGAGACTTCTGGCCAGTGCCCTCCAG ATGCATCGCTTCCACCCCTGCTGGCCAAGAGGCTATTCCACACAAGTGCTGCTCCAGGATGTTTACCAGTCACCGTGCACCATGGCCCAGCAGCCCCAAACCTTCAACAGCAGTGCCAGGGTCAGCTTATCTGGGACCAGTGACCCAGCCCTCTGCCGTGACCTTGTCTCTGACCTCTTCAGCTTCTCCTCCTGCCAATTCTCCCGATGTTCCTTCAATGGGGTCTTCCAGCCCCCCGTGGCTGGGAACTTTATT GCCTTCTCTGCTTTTTTCTACACCGTGGACTTCCTGAGGACTGTGATGGGGCTGCCAGTGGCCACCCTACGGCAGCTAGAGGCAGCTGCAATGACTGTCTGCAACCAGACCTGGGCTGAG CTGCAGGCTCGGGCACCAGGGCAGCAGGCTCGCCTGGCCAACTACTGCGCCGGGGCCATGTTCGTGCAGCAGCTGCTGAGCCGGGGCTACGGCTTTGACGAGCGCGCTTTCCGCGGTGTGGCCTTCCAGAAGAAG GCGGCGGACACGGCGGTCGGCTGGGCGCTCGGCTACATGCTAAACCTGACCAACATGATTCCCGCGGACCCGCCGGGGCTGCGCAAGGGCACCGACTTCAGCTCTTGGGTCGTCCTTCTGCTGCTCTTCGCCACAGCTCTCCTGGCCGCGATCGTCCTACTGCTGCGCCAG ctgcAGGCTCGGGCACCAGGGCAGCAGGCTCGCCTGGCCGACTACTGCGCTGGGGTCATGTTCGTGCAGCAGCTGCTGAGCCGGGGCTACAGCTTCCAGCCCTCTCTGGCCCCCTCCAACCTGGGCTGCTTCTCAGGCTTTACACCTATCCTCCTCTTCTTGGGGAGAGGAATCTCTCAGCTATGA